Part of the Halorhabdus utahensis DSM 12940 genome, AACCCGACGGCGATCAGAGTGCCGGGGGAGTGCTGGCACGGATTCAAGGTGATCGGCGACGAGCGCGCGACGTTGATCAACTTCCCGACGAACCTCTACGATTACGAGGATCCCGACGAGCAGCGCCTGCCGCCGGACACCGACGAGATCCCGCTCGACTGGGACGAACAGCCACACTGACCATGAAGGGAGTGCTACTCGCCGGGGGGACCGGCTCCCGGCTGCGACCGATCACCCACACGGGCCCGAAACAGCTGTTGCCGGTGGCGAACAAACCCGTCCTCGAATACGCGGTCGAGGACCTCAAGGACGCCGGCATCACCGATATCGGGGTCGTCCTGGGTCACAAGGGCCGCGAGGCGATCCAGGAACTCCTCGGGGACGGCTCCGAGTACGGCGTCGATATCACCTACATCGTCCAGGGGAATCCACTCGGCCTAGCTCACGCGGCGGGATGTGCCCGTGACTTCGTCGGCGACGACGACTTCGTGATGTACCTGGGTGACAACATCCTCAAACAGGGCATCGAGGACCTCGTCGAGAGCTTCCAGGCGGGCGAGTACGGCGCGGGCATCGCCCTCCAGGAGGTCCAGAACCCTTCGGAGTTCGGCATCGCCGAGACCGACGCCGACGGGGCGGTCACGCGCCTCGTCGAGAAGCCGGCGGATCCGCCGAGCAACCGCGCGCTGATCGGCATCTACGTCTTCTCGAACGATGTCTTCGACGTCATCGAGGAGTTAGAACCGTCCTGGCGGGGCGAACTCGAGATCACCGACGCGATCCAGGACCTCCTGGAGGAGGGCAACCCAATCGACTCTCATGTCGTCGAGGGCTGGTGGAAGGATACCGGCCGGCCACAGGACATTCTCGACGCGAACCGTCTCGTCCTGGAGGACGTCGCCGACGACCGGGCGGGTGAGATCTCGACCGACGCCGAGGTGACGGGCAGAGTCGATCTGGCACCGTCGGCGAGGGTCGAGGCGGGGGCGGTGATCCGCGGTCCGGTGTCGATCGAGGCGGGGACGACGATCGGCCCCGGGACTTACGTCGGCCCGTATACGTCCATTGGACCGGACTGTGAGCTGGCCGACGTCCACGTCGAGAACACGG contains:
- a CDS encoding glucose-1-phosphate thymidylyltransferase; its protein translation is MKGVLLAGGTGSRLRPITHTGPKQLLPVANKPVLEYAVEDLKDAGITDIGVVLGHKGREAIQELLGDGSEYGVDITYIVQGNPLGLAHAAGCARDFVGDDDFVMYLGDNILKQGIEDLVESFQAGEYGAGIALQEVQNPSEFGIAETDADGAVTRLVEKPADPPSNRALIGIYVFSNDVFDVIEELEPSWRGELEITDAIQDLLEEGNPIDSHVVEGWWKDTGRPQDILDANRLVLEDVADDRAGEISTDAEVTGRVDLAPSARVEAGAVIRGPVSIEAGTTIGPGTYVGPYTSIGPDCELADVHVENTVLVGESEVTSAETIVDSLIGRNTRIGSAADERPAGRRLVVGENSNLKL